The following are from one region of the Lynx canadensis isolate LIC74 chromosome D4, mLynCan4.pri.v2, whole genome shotgun sequence genome:
- the GCNT1 gene encoding beta-1,3-galactosyl-O-glycosyl-glycoprotein beta-1,6-N-acetylglucosaminyltransferase isoform X1 gives MLRKLLRRRLFSYPTKYCFLLLVFSLVTFSVLRIHQKPEFVSVGHLELVGENPNSNINCTKILQGDVDEIQKVQLEILTVKFRQRPRWTTSDYINMTRDCNSFIKRRKYIVEPLSEEEAEFPIAYSIVVHHKIEMLDRLLRAIYMPQNLYCIHVDRKSEDSFLAAVMGIASCFSNVFVASQLESVVYASWSRVQADLNCMQDLYRMSADWRYLINLCGMDFPIKTNLEIVRKLKSLMGENNLESERMPSNKKERWKKHYTVVNGKLTNTGTDKMHPPLETPLFSGSAYFVVSRKYVGYVLENEKIQKFMEWAKDTYSPDEYLWATIQRIPEVPGSLSLSQKYDMSDMHAIARFVKWQYFEGDVSKGAPYPPCSGVHVRSVCVFGAGDLNWMLRKHHLFANKFDTDIDLFAIQCLDEHLRHKALETLKR, from the coding sequence ATGCTGAGAAAGTTGTTGCGAAGGAGACTTTTCTCTTATCCCACTAAGTACTGCTTCTTGCTTCTTGTGTTTTCCCTAGTCACCTTCTCTGTTTTAAGAATTCATCAAAAGCCCGAATTTGTAAGTGTTGGGCATTTGGAGCTGGTTGGGGAGAATCCTAATAGTAATATTAATTGTACCAAAATTTTACAGGGGGATGTAGATGAAATCCAAAAGGTACAGCTTGAAATTCTAACGGTGAAATTTAGGCAGCGCCCTCGGTGGACAACCAGCGACTATATAAACATGACCAGAGATTGCAATTCTTTCATCAAGAGGCGCAAATATATCGTAGAGCCCCTCAGTGAGGAAGAGGCGGAGTTTCCCATTGCGTATTCTATAGTGGTTCATCACAAAATCGAAATGCTTGACAGGCTCCTGAGGGCCATCTATATGCCTCAGAATCTCTACTGCATTCACGTGGACAGAAAATCAGAGGATTCCTTTTTGGCCGCGGTGATGGGCATCGCCTCCTGCTTCAGTAACGTCTTCGTGGCCAGTCAGCTGGAGAGCGTGGTGTATGCCTCTTGGAGTCGGGTTCAGGCCGACCTCAACTGCATGCAAGACCTCTACAGGATGAGTGCAGACTGGAGGTACTTGATAAATCTTTGCGGCATGGATTTCCCTATTAAAACCAACCTGGAGATTGTCCGGAAGCTCAAATCGTTAATGGGTGAAAACAACCTAGAGTCCGAGAGAATGCCatccaataaaaaagaaaggtggaaaaAGCATTATACAGTTGTTAATGGAAAGCTGACCAACACGGGGACGGACAAAATGCACCCTCCTCTTGAAACGCCCCTGTTCTCAGGCAGTGCCTATTTTGTGGTCAGTAGGAAGTATGTGGGCTATGTGCTAGAGAATGAAAAGATCCAGAAGTTTATGGAGTGGGCCAAAGACACCTACAGTCCAGATGAGTATCTCTGGGCCACTATCCAGAGGATCCCCGAAGTCCCAGGCTCACTGTCCCTAAGCCAGAAGTATGACATGTCTGACATGCACGCGATCGCGAGGTTCGTCAAGTGGCAGTACTTTGAAGGTGATGTCTCCAAGGGGGCCCCCTACCCGCCCTGCAGCGGGGTCCACGTGCGTTCTGTGTGTGTCTTCGGAGCAGGTGACTTGAACTGGATGCTACGCAAGCACCACTTGTTTGCCAACAAGTTTGACACGGACATTGACCTCTTTGCCATCCAGTGTTTGGATGAGCATCTGCGGCATAAAGCCCTGGAGACACTGAAACGCTGA
- the GCNT1 gene encoding beta-1,3-galactosyl-O-glycosyl-glycoprotein beta-1,6-N-acetylglucosaminyltransferase isoform X2: MLRKLLRRRLFSYPTKYCFLLLVFSLVTFSVLRIHQKPEFGDVDEIQKVQLEILTVKFRQRPRWTTSDYINMTRDCNSFIKRRKYIVEPLSEEEAEFPIAYSIVVHHKIEMLDRLLRAIYMPQNLYCIHVDRKSEDSFLAAVMGIASCFSNVFVASQLESVVYASWSRVQADLNCMQDLYRMSADWRYLINLCGMDFPIKTNLEIVRKLKSLMGENNLESERMPSNKKERWKKHYTVVNGKLTNTGTDKMHPPLETPLFSGSAYFVVSRKYVGYVLENEKIQKFMEWAKDTYSPDEYLWATIQRIPEVPGSLSLSQKYDMSDMHAIARFVKWQYFEGDVSKGAPYPPCSGVHVRSVCVFGAGDLNWMLRKHHLFANKFDTDIDLFAIQCLDEHLRHKALETLKR; the protein is encoded by the exons ATGCTGAGAAAGTTGTTGCGAAGGAGACTTTTCTCTTATCCCACTAAGTACTGCTTCTTGCTTCTTGTGTTTTCCCTAGTCACCTTCTCTGTTTTAAGAATTCATCAAAAGCCCGAATTT GGGGATGTAGATGAAATCCAAAAGGTACAGCTTGAAATTCTAACGGTGAAATTTAGGCAGCGCCCTCGGTGGACAACCAGCGACTATATAAACATGACCAGAGATTGCAATTCTTTCATCAAGAGGCGCAAATATATCGTAGAGCCCCTCAGTGAGGAAGAGGCGGAGTTTCCCATTGCGTATTCTATAGTGGTTCATCACAAAATCGAAATGCTTGACAGGCTCCTGAGGGCCATCTATATGCCTCAGAATCTCTACTGCATTCACGTGGACAGAAAATCAGAGGATTCCTTTTTGGCCGCGGTGATGGGCATCGCCTCCTGCTTCAGTAACGTCTTCGTGGCCAGTCAGCTGGAGAGCGTGGTGTATGCCTCTTGGAGTCGGGTTCAGGCCGACCTCAACTGCATGCAAGACCTCTACAGGATGAGTGCAGACTGGAGGTACTTGATAAATCTTTGCGGCATGGATTTCCCTATTAAAACCAACCTGGAGATTGTCCGGAAGCTCAAATCGTTAATGGGTGAAAACAACCTAGAGTCCGAGAGAATGCCatccaataaaaaagaaaggtggaaaaAGCATTATACAGTTGTTAATGGAAAGCTGACCAACACGGGGACGGACAAAATGCACCCTCCTCTTGAAACGCCCCTGTTCTCAGGCAGTGCCTATTTTGTGGTCAGTAGGAAGTATGTGGGCTATGTGCTAGAGAATGAAAAGATCCAGAAGTTTATGGAGTGGGCCAAAGACACCTACAGTCCAGATGAGTATCTCTGGGCCACTATCCAGAGGATCCCCGAAGTCCCAGGCTCACTGTCCCTAAGCCAGAAGTATGACATGTCTGACATGCACGCGATCGCGAGGTTCGTCAAGTGGCAGTACTTTGAAGGTGATGTCTCCAAGGGGGCCCCCTACCCGCCCTGCAGCGGGGTCCACGTGCGTTCTGTGTGTGTCTTCGGAGCAGGTGACTTGAACTGGATGCTACGCAAGCACCACTTGTTTGCCAACAAGTTTGACACGGACATTGACCTCTTTGCCATCCAGTGTTTGGATGAGCATCTGCGGCATAAAGCCCTGGAGACACTGAAACGCTGA